From the Aggregicoccus sp. 17bor-14 genome, one window contains:
- the epsC gene encoding serine O-acetyltransferase EpsC translates to MRARQRPCFPPEVRTLSERLAARALGLLFPHYAEHPDCSAAGVEGELAELQGLLRQLQGLLAAHVAGGEGVRDPSLPERFEEVLGTLYPLLQEDADALYRGDPAARSVDEVILTYPGFYAVAIYRLAHALHALALPLVPRLLTEMAHRRTGVDIHPGARIGPRFVIDHGTGVVIGETCVIGAGVKLYQGVTLGALTVDKALADQKRHPTLEDRVVVYANATILGGATVIGHDSVIGGNAWITASVPPYSLVSRKSEVRVRASDGQTMDIEFHI, encoded by the coding sequence GTGAGGGCGCGGCAGCGGCCCTGCTTTCCGCCGGAGGTGCGCACCCTGAGCGAGCGGCTCGCGGCGCGCGCGCTCGGGCTGCTCTTCCCGCACTACGCGGAGCACCCGGACTGCAGCGCCGCGGGCGTGGAGGGCGAGCTCGCGGAGCTGCAGGGGCTGCTGCGCCAGCTGCAGGGGCTGCTCGCCGCGCACGTGGCGGGCGGGGAGGGCGTGCGCGACCCGTCGCTGCCCGAGCGCTTCGAGGAGGTGCTCGGGACGCTCTACCCGCTGCTGCAGGAGGACGCGGACGCGCTCTACCGCGGCGACCCCGCGGCGCGCAGCGTGGACGAGGTCATCCTCACCTACCCGGGCTTCTACGCGGTGGCCATCTACCGGCTCGCGCACGCGCTGCACGCGCTCGCGCTGCCGCTGGTGCCGCGGCTGCTCACCGAGATGGCGCACCGGCGCACCGGCGTGGACATCCACCCGGGCGCGCGCATCGGCCCGCGCTTCGTCATCGACCACGGCACGGGCGTGGTCATCGGGGAGACCTGCGTCATCGGCGCCGGGGTGAAGCTGTACCAGGGCGTCACGCTGGGCGCGCTCACGGTGGACAAGGCGCTGGCGGACCAGAAGCGCCACCCCACCCTGGAGGACCGGGTGGTGGTGTACGCGAACGCCACCATCCTCGGCGGGGCGACGGTCATCGGGCACGACAGCGTCATCGGCGGCAACGCGTGGATCACCGCGAGCGTGCCGCCCTACTCGCTGGTGAGCCGCAAGAGCGAGGTGCGGGTGCGCGCCTCCGACGGCCAGACCATGGATATCGAGTTCCACATCTAG